The DNA window ATTCTCCATTCTAACGTTACCATTTTTATCGTCGTCCTCCACCATGCTAGGTTTGATAGCGTTGTCGGCTATTTTTTCTAGCTGCTGACCATGTTTCTGTTCCATTTCTTGAATGACAGCAAACACGGCACTCAACATCGACAtaccaaacagaaaatacacCGCCAGAGCAACCTTGTACATGATTCTATGCACACCTTTTATGTCTTCACTGTAACCACTGACATAGTCCCCGAATCCAATGGTACTCAGAGATATAAATGTGTAGTAGTGACTAATCTGAAAAGTCCAGCCTTCAATTCGGCTGAAAATGCATGCTGGTATGATGATCAGCAGGATGTAGAATGGTATACAGAACAGGATTCCAAAGATAGTGGTACGTAAGTATTTGTACTTGATACACCTACACACTCCTTGTAGGCGTTTAGTGTAAACACGATAGAGATTCTTGTAGAGATCATTGATGCTTGCCAACATGGTGTAGGTCAGTGGGATTCCAATGGCAGCATACAGTAAACACAGTTTCTGTCCTAGACTTGTACTTGGTGCTAAATTACCATATcctgaaatatttgataaaaacagtaaTTAAGATTTTTCCTGAATgtgaatacataattattatcatattaaaGCTATAAATCTGTAATGATCAAGTTTCACTAtcagtacatttacatattaataattcccatcatgcaatgtgTGTCCCTGGCAAGGACCttcactgaacaatgaatgaggaacaagtttcagcTTGTTGTTTCTTGGCAAACACATGTAATATAAGTGAagtgaaattataaataaaatgacttTCAAGAATCCAAACTGCAAAAATGCCTTTAATAATTTCTTGCAGTGAAAATTCCCTTTAATCATGATGATCATCACAAGTATATACTAGCTAGAC is part of the Glandiceps talaboti chromosome 2, keGlaTala1.1, whole genome shotgun sequence genome and encodes:
- the LOC144443890 gene encoding potassium channel, subfamily K, member 16-like yields the protein MHAYDQGITPGLNDTDDDDRQSNWDFANSFFFATAVVTTIGYGNLAPSTSLGQKLCLLYAAIGIPLTYTMLASINDLYKNLYRVYTKRLQGVCRCIKYKYLRTTIFGILFCIPFYILLIIIPACIFSRIEGWTFQISHYYTFISLSTIGFGDYVSGYSEDIKGVHRIMYKVALAVYFLFGMSMLSAVFAVIQEMEQKHGQQLEKIADNAIKPSMVEDDDKNGNVRMENLRNDLKNDSHCLDGPEGQ